The Thiomicrorhabdus aquaedulcis sequence CCGAAGCCGATTTAATTGTGGAAGTGGTAGAGGATAAAGTGGCCTTTTTAGGCGATACTGCGATGCGTCGTGTGGCTAACATGGCTGACGGTTCGTTTGCCGGCACCATTGAAACCATGAAAAAAGCCAAGGCTTTGGGTTGCAATCACTATATTTTAGGTCACGGTCCGCATGACAATGCGTCCATTTGTGAAGACATGCAAAAGTTTTGCGAGGTTATTTACAATGATGCCACCAAGTATTATGACCAAGGAATGTCTGATTTTGAGATGAAACCCAAAATTATGGAAAACCCTTTTATGAAAGACGTGGCCAGCAAATGGCCAGGTTACGACAGCACCTTGGGTGTGTTTGTCGCCACCGCCGTAGCGGAAGTGGAAAAGAGCATGTTTTAAGAGTCTAAGATAATTATTGCTTAACCGCGATGTTATATAGACACACAAAAAAGCCGGAATTATTTCCGGCTTTTTTGTTTTTAAAATAAAACGGTAAAACGTTAAGCGGTAAAACCCTGCAAGCAATTGACCAGGCCTGGTTAAATCGGTTTTAACCAGGCCTGGTCAATGTAATAAGGCTTGTAGTTACGCAATAAAGTCTAAGATGGCGTTTAGGCCACTAAAGTTTAATGCCGTGCTGGCATGGGCTTGCACGGTGGGTTTGGCGTGGTACGCTACGCTTAAACCGGCCGCTTGCATCATTAACAAATCGTTAGCGCCATCGCCCACCGCAATCACTTGTGCAGGAGTTATGTTAAGGTGCGCGCACAGCTCGTGTAAAAAATCGGCCTTTGCTTGTGCGCCAATAATGCCGCCCAGCACCTTACCAGTCAGTTGGTTTTGCGCGGTATCGAGTACGTTGGCGCGGCTAAACTCTAAGTTTAAGCGCTCTTTTAAACGGTCGGTAAAAAAGGTAAATCCACCCGACACTAGGGCAAACGCAATGCCTTGATTTTTTAAGCCGGTAATCCACGCTTGCGCGCCTGGGTTAAGCGTTAAGCGCTCGTCGTAAACGTGTTGCAAGGCACCGGCGTCCAGACCTTTTAATAAGGCCACGCGCTGGGTTAGCGACTCTTCAAAGTTAAGTTCGCCGCGCATGGCGGCCTCGGTAATGGCAGACACCTGCGGTTTTACGTTAATAAAATCGGCAATTTCATCAATGCATTCAATCGAAATTAAAGTTGAATCCATGTCGCTTATCACCAGTTTAATGCCGTTGGCATTAAACCCTTCGGGCAATAGGTTTACATCTATTTGCAACTGCTGGGCTAGATTGGCGAGTTGTGTTTTTTCAGGGGTGAATGGCAGGATGACACGATAATGCTGAGCCACTTTTGTAGGTGAGCCAAAAGTGGTTTCAATAAGGATGGTTTGTTCACGGTTGAGCACGTTTGAGTGAATAATAAGGGTTGCCATTCAAGAGTTCCTATGTGGCCTGTTGGCCCAAGTTTAGCGAGTTGAGGGAGTATCGGTGCGAGTTAGTCAGCGTTGATGTCTAAAACGGCGATTATTTTAGTGTGTGATAACCTATCTTGCACCAATTGTTTTTGCGGTGTAAATAAGCCAATCCAGCCAATTGGCCATAAAAATACCGTTAATAAAAAGCGCAAATTGGCGTTGTGACGGGTGAGTAAATAACCGTCTGTGCGCACCAATTGCATTTTCCAAGTGCGTAATCCGGGCGTTTGTCCGCTTTGCGTCCAAAAGTATGTTAAATAAAAATACGTAATGGTTAAAAGGTATAGTTGAAATCCAAGCAGGCGAATAGGGTCTTTTTCAAAGCCTTCGCCTTGCCAAATTACAAACGGAATGGCGGCCACAAACCACACCGCACACAGTAAGATAAGGTCATAAAACAGGGCAAATATAATTTTAAAAGAGGTCATAGGGTGTTTAAAGCGCTTAAAGTGTTATTAATGGGCAATTATTGTACACACTCATTAGCTTAGTGGTAGGTTAAAATGGTGTAATAAAGGGGTTTAAATAGCGTTAAACACTTAAGGAGATTATATGAATTTAGTGGCAGAAGGGTTGGGCTTACCTTGGTTAGTGGGCGGCGGATTGTTGTTTTTAAGTGCACTTGTTTGGGCGTTTAAAACCGCGCCATGGCACAAAGTGCAAAACGATAAAGGCGCACAACATGTGTTTTTAGCCGCCACGTTGGTCGTGTTTTTGGTATGGCAAGTGGGCGCTAGTTTAGGCAGTGGCATTACGTTTCACTTTTTATTAATGACGACGCTTGTTTTAATGTTTGGTGCGCAATTTGCTATTTTAGCCATGAGTTTGGCACTATTGGGCGTGGTGTTTCAAGCTGATTTGGGGGTGTTAGCATTGGGTATTAATGCTGTGATTATGGGGTTGGTGCCTATTTTTATCACTGTTGGGTTGCTTAAAATAGCCAGGCGATATTTAGAGGTAAATTATTTTGTATATGTGTTTTTTAACGCGTTTTTGGCCGCTTCAATCAGCGTGGTGGTGTCGTTAAGTTTGGCCACTCTGGCATTGTGGTCGTCAGAAGTGTTGTCGTATACTGCTTTAAAACAGGTCTTTATTCCCTTTATTCCACTTATGGCTACACCAGAGGGGTTTATTAATGGAATGATTATTGGTGCGTTGTTAATGCTTAAGCCGCACTGGGTTGCTACGTTTGATTGGGATGCAGCGTCTAAAAGTTAGTTTGAAAAGACGTTAGTTTGCAAAGGTAAATTGACTAGGCCTGGTTACAATGCAAAAATTTCTATTTGAAAATTCGGACATAAAAAAACCGGTTTAAACCGGTTTTTTATGTAACTTAAAGCGCGAGTCTAGATTATTTTGACCAAGCCGCTTTTAAATCGGCGTTGTCATTAATTTGCGCAACTTGAGCATTGGCTGTTTTTAACGCATTTTTTGCGTGTTTTATGGCCGCATCTTCATCACCTTTCTTTTTAGCTTCTGCAGCTAAAGCAAGGTAATGCTCAACGTAGTTGGTTTTCATCGCTTTTTGTTTCCAAACGTGTCCACCTTTTATCGACACTTCTTGTGCGGCTTTGGCTTCTGCTACAATGCTTTCGTAAGTAGCGGCGGTTTTAACTTCGTTTCCAGTACAAC is a genomic window containing:
- the serB gene encoding phosphoserine phosphatase SerB, with the translated sequence MATLIIHSNVLNREQTILIETTFGSPTKVAQHYRVILPFTPEKTQLANLAQQLQIDVNLLPEGFNANGIKLVISDMDSTLISIECIDEIADFINVKPQVSAITEAAMRGELNFEESLTQRVALLKGLDAGALQHVYDERLTLNPGAQAWITGLKNQGIAFALVSGGFTFFTDRLKERLNLEFSRANVLDTAQNQLTGKVLGGIIGAQAKADFLHELCAHLNITPAQVIAVGDGANDLLMMQAAGLSVAYHAKPTVQAHASTALNFSGLNAILDFIA
- a CDS encoding RDD family protein: MTSFKIIFALFYDLILLCAVWFVAAIPFVIWQGEGFEKDPIRLLGFQLYLLTITYFYLTYFWTQSGQTPGLRTWKMQLVRTDGYLLTRHNANLRFLLTVFLWPIGWIGLFTPQKQLVQDRLSHTKIIAVLDINAD
- a CDS encoding energy-coupling factor ABC transporter permease, which codes for MNLVAEGLGLPWLVGGGLLFLSALVWAFKTAPWHKVQNDKGAQHVFLAATLVVFLVWQVGASLGSGITFHFLLMTTLVLMFGAQFAILAMSLALLGVVFQADLGVLALGINAVIMGLVPIFITVGLLKIARRYLEVNYFVYVFFNAFLAASISVVVSLSLATLALWSSEVLSYTALKQVFIPFIPLMATPEGFINGMIIGALLMLKPHWVATFDWDAASKS